A window of Gossypium raimondii isolate GPD5lz chromosome 7, ASM2569854v1, whole genome shotgun sequence genomic DNA:
TTCAAGTGCATTCAAAAAGCTAAAATCGCTATAAAGTGAGCATGGCGTAATAGTTTCCAATCATACAGCTTATGTGATACAAGCATAACAAAAACTAGATCAACCTCACATGAGAGTGAACATACCTTTTCTCCCACTTTTTCTTGTTGTTCCTTAACTTTCTCTTGTAGTTTCTTCAGTCTCATATTcactctcaatctcttttcCTGTTGACATTAAAAAAGAATATCAATGAAGGAGCATTCTCAACTAAAACAAGACATTCAAGACAGAGATCTTACCTTCACATAGCTAACTCCAAGCTCTTTCCTAGAATACCCACGGTCCAAGTTACGCAGCACGTATTGGTTATAATCTTTAACAATTCTCATTATGATATCTGACGTAGAAATCCCATCAGTTCGTTTTGTTTCCTTGAACTTCCCAGCAGCTTTAACCTGAGAGCATGAGGTTACttaatataatacaaaattttaaagcaccAAATACAACAAGTGGGCAGGATTGTCTCAATAAACTTACAAATTCGTACACATCGTTCGCAGCTCCACTGGCATCAGCATAGCTGTAAACGGTTTATGGCAAAGCGTAAAGACtacatgaatattttaatgCTGGGTATTTACACATTTATCTGGAACTATTAGTTTAACGGGGGCAAGAACTAGAAAGTAGTAggaaattttatacaattaggccatggtttttttatttatatgtttattttcttaacatCCCCGCAGtcaacattaataatttaatctcaAAGCAAGAATTGTCTATCCTTACGGAAGTGAATCATGAGCCACATAGTCAATATTGTGTTTATCCAGAAATTCTTGATCGATCACCCATGGAGCATCAGGAATGACTTCATCAACCCACctgtaacaaaataaataacGAAGTCCTTCAAAGTGAATCTATATTTAAGGTTTCACTAAATGAATTAACAGTTATTTTGAGGAACATAGTTAATTCACATTTTGCaaatcaaaaatgaaaaatcttatTATAAGAGAAGAAAACTGATTTACTTCAAAGTGTAAACAAAAAGTTAAGTAAATCTATATTTCAGGTTCCACTAGATTGCAGCCTTTGCTAAAGGAAATATACCAAGATCTTACTTCCTAAAAGCAATAATTGATTAAAAGAGAACAAATaacacaacatcaaattctAACATAATTATTCCgttgaatagtaaaattaagcctaatccaaaaattttacaattttaattcttCAAATCTACTACTTTTACAACGAAAGGAAAATTTTACTTGAAACTCTCAAAAGCAAAACTCAAGTAGCAAAAGCAGCAACCAAACTATACCTCAAATATGCATCCTTggtgatctttttttttttttataatattttcagtAAAATAAACAGAGATGGCTGAGAGTTATACTTGCAATGGCGAAGGGATTCATAACGTTCTGATTCGGTCATAACAGTTTTGCCCTTGTACTTGTGTGTTGTTTCGTCATTGCAACACCCAACCAGCAAATACGTATTGGGAAACCTAAAATCTCACAAAATTGAATTGCATAATCAGGGAAAAAGCAATCCAAGCATGCAGTTGTGCATAAATAACATCAAGCAAAAGCATATTTTATGCAaacaaacataataaaaattcaaaaaaacttgacattaaaaaaaacccagaaaagttacacagataaaaaaataacccaaacatgaagattttgaaagaaatccATTAATCACGGGAAAATTCGAAAGATACCcagaaaagtaataaaatcaaacatagaagagagagagagagagagagagaagggaTTAAAACGGACGATTTCTTGGCTTGTTCGAGAGAGCGAGCGTGGCCAAAGTGGAAGAGATCGTAGATCCCATCGGCGTAAACACGGACAGGGCGATCGGGATCGGAACTGTTGCTATTGTTACCGTTGTTCATGGCGGAGATTCTAGAATtaagaaaaaggggaaaagaaaatTGGGAGTTCTGTTATTTCTTCTGtctcataataataaataataatactaataatataaattggaTTTCGGCTTTCCTCTGAACCCACAGGCTGGCTGAGAATGCATACGCGCTTCTTGCGCTTCTTAcgcttctattttatttatttcaatttcttttctcttttactCTGCgcgtttataatttaatcttgaCTTAATACAGTCTTATATCATTTTCTTACcttgggtttaaatttttttgccCACTTCAGtctcaaatattataaaaaaatttatttatcagtttaatcctttaaatgttaaaaaactGATTAAAATAtccaattaatcataaaatgcCATGTATCAAAtgatatcatcattttataaaGTGGGTGTTGAGGGGAATAAGTCTCAAAGCCTCAATAGAAGGCGTCCTACGTGGGGATTTTGTCTCCTGCACTTCGAGGAGAGCCCGAAGGGTTCATAGAGCATAGGGGTTGCCTAAGTATGCTAAGGTAAGATATATAAGCCTTCATTGATGGTTCAGTCTCTCACAGGCACATTTTGCATTATTAATATTTCTAACAATATTGAAACCTCTCTGTGAGCTTATAGGTTATATCTATATTAATCGATGTGTTCTTTGTCCTCCGTGAACCCTTCGAATTCTCTTCGAAGTACGAGAAACAAAACCTTCAAATAGAATAATATCTTCAATTGAGTATCGGAGACTTATTCCCCCAAAAATGAGAATAAAGTTCAACATGGAGACGCAAAATCAAAGACAATTAGAGAATTTACTATGTACATAATGAAAAGATCTTGTGAGAAGCATCAAAGAGAATTGATAGAGATGGGAACGAGCCAGACCTTCACGAGAATCATGAAAAAATATTGGTAGATTTGGCGAATACGTCCTTGTTTGAGAAGGATAATAATGGTGAAGGAGTTTTGTGCCCAAAACAATCTTAAGCTTCAAAagagtatttttaattttaaattttggagaGATCAaattctacttttatttttattttaggggcaTGTAATAACTATTTaggatattatatattttttaaaattagaatttttattatgtCTTGTTTTGTTTGAATCTTTATAGGTTTACCACATGTTTGGAGTAAAAAATTGTCCAAATCATTTGTGGAGAAGTAGTTGTCTTTATTTATAGATTCGAGCTTAAATCGAGAGACCTTTCtccaatttttaaataagaggataatatgCTTCAACGCGCTCGAACCTATATCCTCTTGCACTGACAACAATGCCGATGCCAGTCGAACTAAGATTTAATCAACCTTttccttatacttttaaatattgaagacaATGTTTGATTTTAGTGTGGGGGGATTTTAGAATGTTTCATGTATGTTTTCtatatttagtaatttttgttcaatttttaaaaaattgcatGTTTAGATTTTACATGtacttagaaatttttttttaaggacATTGGACGTGATTGCAAAGTAGGTAGCATGTGAGCTAATGTGATTGAATATGATATGAAAGCATGCTAGTATTGTCCATAAAATAGTCCTTGGAGTTTCCATGGGTAGACTGTAAGCGGACTTTGAATTATTCACTTTCCGCTTTCGTAGTCATATCCAAAATTTGCGATTTTCTTTGGTAAATGTTGCATGTCTCATAAGATGTGCATAGATTTGTAATAGACCATAAATGAATGATTAACTTTATTGTATATCTTTAGTCATAATGTTTACAACCAATGCATAAGGAATCTTCTGTCTtctattattgaaaaaatttggttaagaaaacaATTTTACAATTACAACAGaagatttaaaagttttcaaaactgagctattttgtgatatttataataataaacttcAATTAAATAGTACATGTGTCTTGTGCGAGACGGATTTGAGTCAATCTTAACTTTCAACCGAATAGCCTTTTTTGCTATCTTCGTATCACAAATTGCGTCAAGTGTGGGCTCGAGCAGCACGAACCAACCACACTCAAGTAACACGGgcaaaaaacacacaaaaaaaagaaacaatgtaaTTACATTCAGTAGGGAAGTAATTTCTCTCCATAGAAACTGACAAATATCGTAATTcccagaaaatagaatttattctaaGTTAATAAATTTCCACAACTTTCTTGCAAAATAACGGTGTATGAAAACTtatcaaaattatgattttaggtcaactggtgccatctatttatatgGAGAGATACAAGAATCCTAGTGGAACAATcctttgtaaaataatattatttaaatagaaaacacTCTCCTAGTGTAACTAAAAGAGGGGTGGGCGGCAAACCCTAGTAAATATTACTAAGGTTGCTACCCTACACTTATCATATGAGGGGTTTGAGCCCCTTATGTATTGAGTCCAATTATATTTGCTTCTTGAACTTTTGatccaacactttataatttaatccaactcaatgtttatttactatttttaaaaataaatatgaattaattaaattaatttccaattaaatagttttctcaatctaattttaattccattaaaGTCAAGACAACTTTActataaaagaatctatgagaaaatacatttaatttccttattcaacggattcataatgactaattaaattaattctattttcaaacttcaattattccatgtaacaccccaaacttgaTCCTTAAGGAGGACCTAGGATTGGCACGTCACAGACTTAAAttcttttcctttaaatttgTACAGGCTTGatctttataaaaatacaattcaAACAAATGTGATTTGTAAATCCTTTCCgaaataaaaggtaaataaGGTTATACATTTCCAAGGAAATTGAAAAACAAGGAGGCTCTGCTGGAAGCTTTTAAAACCATGTTTGGCATAACCCATATTTGACTACAATGTTGTGAACATATAATTAGACTGACATTAATCATTCAACATAAATAATTCATTACTTTGCAAAAACATAATCACTTCACTAAGGTTTCATTGAACTAACGATTTCAAAAGAGTAgctttaaaatacaaaaaatcgGTCTTTGAATGACACCATCTTGACACCACCCCCATGCtatgcataatacaaaataCTTAGAAATCTCACGGAATAGATGTCCTCTAGTGTAGTCTTCTAGAAGTCCTTTACTTCGTCAGTGATCCTGAGAAGGAAAGGTAAttgaataagtttaaaaaacttagtgagttccagaGCAAACATAtcaataactatatatataataccacTAAACCTTTTCACCTAGCAAGCCATACAGTTCGCCCACTGGCGAATACCATTCACAATAGACTTTACTACATACATTATTCCTTTGGCTCAAACACTACGCCCATGCAACAATGCAAACATCCTCCTTCATGCTAGCCACATCCAAGTCCATGATCAATCCTTAGCATTCATTTCATTTGTTCATCATGATTTGCCAATCTGGTTTGCAGAACTAGTGCCTTACCAGAGGCTACATGATCCCTTTTCATGTATCGCGATCTGCCAGTTCAATGCTTATTTCATTGAAGGCATCGACatgatttcattttcataactcAGCTCATATTGTTCATTCCAGAAACAATGGGTGATGGCTCAAACACAAGGAAAGACCCTTACTCCATTTACACAAACAACTAACTCAGACTTATAACCATAAAACTTTATTACTCACACACAAACACATTATTTCATAGGATAAGAGTGCTTACCTCAATCGacataaatgaaaacataatacACACAcatgaaagaaagaagaaactcACCATAATATGTAACAAGACAAACAGTAGGACTCTTACCCTTATCACAAGAGTTTTCAGaagtttcttgagctaaaatcTAAAGAATTAACTTATCAGATCATTTTAACAGAAAAACTAAACAAGTTAAATATGAACATTAGTAGGAAACCCAAAATCAGGAAGTTTCCTCCTTACAACTCAAACTGACCCTAAAGCATAAAACTCTAGGGGTCCCATAAATAACTATGAAAATAACTTAAGTTTCATCAATATTTACTAGGTACCAAACGACGGTGGAGTTGGCTAAGTACAGTGAACCCAAGTCTTTAAGCAAACTTAAGTTTAGagcttttcaaaagaaaaattgtagagaaagcttgaaaagaaaaatgtggTTGCCAAAGAAACCATAAAACTTGTTCAAGAAGCCAAAATTTGctttatattgatatatatggAAGGAGAAACTTagtggataattttgatttcccTCCAAACCCCTCGTTCCTTTTGACTAAGCATTTCTCTCTTTTCATAAATGCAGGTCTGATAGGTTACAGAAACTTAGTcctatactaaccaaattctcGTTTGTCTAACCAGATTGTTCAACCaggataataaaatgataataaagcATCTGattctttcaaaataaggtCTTGACACTAAGGGCTTAATGTTTTGTCTAATAGCTGGGGTGGCGTATACTCTTCAAAAGAGTCCGCCAAACCACCAAGCTCGCCCTATGCAGACTTTGCCCGAAGGCGCACTCAAAGAATTGTCATACTTAGTCAAATTTAATACCTACCTACTTTGAAATTACTTTATATGCGTTACTTCTATAAGTAGTATTCGAACATTAAGGCTTTGCTAGGTGGGATGTTACAAGCCCGCCTAGCGTAGACCTTATTGATATATTGTTTGGCGTATAGTTGATTAAGCCAAGGGTAGAAAAAGGGATAGATTGGTGATTTGTCTGTTAAATGTTTAGGTGATGTATTGCATGGATTCGACAATACGGCCAAATGAGGAATGCCTTACTGGAATTCGCCATTTGGCGGACTCTAAGGTTTGACAGGCTCTTTTGTGAGACAATTCGCCAACCCTTGATACTTTGAGCGAACTTGTTAGTTCGTGGACCGATGGACGTGTTTTATGTGTTTGAGCTTGAAAATGATTAGTTGACTTATTTTagtgtacaagcaatgtttCACAACTTATTAGGCTGATTAGTGGTAGAAGTTGTGATAGGTAGAAAAGATTTTCTATAAAAGTCATGTATTGCATTGATTATGAGaagaaaaaattagttttttctttcatgtttatGAGCAAGCTCTTAAGTTCTCTGTTCCTCATTAGAAAAGACGAGGAAGGTTTCCAGTAGCTAGTTAAGACTCCATTGTTAAGTATTAGCTTACTGGTAATTCTGAAAAACCCTTAGGTTGTTATCGAGGGGGATTTACATTTTTGCATTATTGTATGTATAGATTTTTAGAACTAGTTTGAAAGGCTCCTCAAAATGAGACTTAACATGcctatttatataatttatgcttAGACCTAATTAGGGTTACTAAACAGCCCAAAAATCTTATTAAGGTTTATTGTGAgga
This region includes:
- the LOC105802146 gene encoding choline-phosphate cytidylyltransferase 1 — encoded protein: MNNGNNSNSSDPDRPVRVYADGIYDLFHFGHARSLEQAKKSFPNTYLLVGCCNDETTHKYKGKTVMTESERYESLRHCKWVDEVIPDAPWVIDQEFLDKHNIDYVAHDSLPYADASGAANDVYEFVKAAGKFKETKRTDGISTSDIIMRIVKDYNQYVLRNLDRGYSRKELGVSYVKEKRLRVNMRLKKLQEKVKEQQEKVGEKIQIVAMHRNEWVENADRWVAGFLEMFEEGCHKMGTAIRDRIQERLRGQLLQNGKGDDDDDEEYYYDDDYYDDEDDDDEFYYDDNEYNDEKDKKNEKEKK